One segment of Heterodontus francisci isolate sHetFra1 chromosome 28, sHetFra1.hap1, whole genome shotgun sequence DNA contains the following:
- the LOC137345125 gene encoding probable G-protein coupled receptor 139: MGQPAILVIKDIYYPILAAVAVPVNLMTIVILSRRNCGLSNCISVYMVAMATADLLVMIINVVLYHIFSSNFPLSFLFHTPVCKFILYMTAVNLDLSVWFTVSFTFDRFVVICYQKFKIRHCTESTAAAVIATLSVLILLKNFPFLFAFEPQQIINTVQWGCRSRVAFFSSSLGKAYIWFHAAWVVWVPFALIALFNSLTIRRILVASSARRELLHPTSDNQRDPEMVNRRKSIILLFSISGSFILLWLTAVISFAMTGLVNSNYYRGDRTNPGYIATETGTMLKFLSSCPNTFVYAVIQRKFREELKKVLKSPVKLILRTIKN, translated from the coding sequence TGAACTTGATGACAATTGTGATTCTATCCCGAAGAAACTGTGGCCTTTCTAATTGTATCTCTGTttacatggtggccatggcaacagcggatctactaGTCATGATCATCAATGTAGTATTGTACCATATTTTCAGTTCTAACTTTCCACTTTCCTTTCTGTTCCACACTCCCGTGTGTAAGTTTATTCTATACATGACTGCTGTCAACCTCGATTTATCTGTTTGGTTTACTgtctccttcacatttgaccgATTTGTAGTTATTTGCTACCAGAAGTTTAAAATAAGGCATTGTACAGAGAGTACTGCAGCTGCCGTTATAGCAACATTATCTGTTCTGATTTTATTAAAGAACTTTCCATTTTTGTTTGCTTTCGAACCCCAGCAAATAATTAACACAGTGCAGTGGGGCTGCAGGTCACGTGTAGCTTTTTTCTCTTCATCTCTCGGTAAAGCCTACATTTGGTTTCATGCGGCCTGGGTCGTTTGGGTTCCTTTTGCTTTAATTGCCTTGTTCAATTCGTTAACAATCAGACGTATTTTAGTAGCTAGCAGTGCCCGAAGGGAACTCCTGCATCCTACAAGTGACAATCAACGTGATCCAGAGATGGTGaaccgaagaaaatccatcattttattATTCAGCATAtcaggcagttttatactgttgtggctgACGGCTGTCATCAGTTTCGCAATGACTGGACTGGTAAACAGCAATTATTACCGAGGTGACCGCACAAACCCTGGATATATAGCCACAGAAACCGGAACTATGTTGAAGTTTTTGAGTTCCTGTCCAAACACATTCGTTTATGCAGTGATCCAGAGGaaatttagagaggaactgaagaaggtGCTGAAATCTCCCGTGAAATTGATACTAAGGAcgattaaaaattaa